Proteins encoded together in one Deinococcus irradiatisoli window:
- a CDS encoding M48 family metallopeptidase, producing MTAGEKHIITVSGIEVEVVRKAIKNLHLAVYPPEGHVRVAAPLRVDDDAVRLFTVPRLPWIRRQQAKFQGQARQSARDYVSGESHYLWGHRYRLRVIEAEEVPQVKVANKSTLLLTVPPNSDRSRREAVMLAHYRAELKARLPGLVTAWSRYLGVTEPNWAVRQMKTKWGSCSPSAQRISLNLELAKKAPHCLEYVVVHELAHLHERHHNDRFRALLDQHLPLWRSYRDELNQSPLRSETW from the coding sequence ATGACGGCGGGCGAGAAGCACATCATCACCGTGAGTGGCATCGAGGTGGAGGTGGTTCGCAAAGCCATCAAGAACTTGCACCTGGCGGTGTATCCCCCTGAGGGCCACGTCCGGGTGGCGGCGCCGCTGAGGGTAGACGATGACGCGGTGCGGCTCTTCACGGTTCCCCGGCTGCCCTGGATTCGCCGGCAACAAGCGAAGTTTCAGGGGCAGGCACGCCAGTCTGCCCGCGACTACGTGTCGGGGGAGAGCCATTATCTCTGGGGTCATCGGTACCGCTTGCGGGTCATTGAAGCTGAGGAGGTGCCACAGGTCAAGGTGGCCAACAAATCGACGCTGCTCCTCACTGTGCCACCGAACAGTGACCGATCACGACGCGAAGCGGTCATGCTCGCCCACTACCGGGCAGAGCTGAAGGCACGGTTGCCGGGTTTGGTCACTGCCTGGAGCAGATACCTCGGAGTGACTGAACCAAACTGGGCGGTCCGGCAGATGAAAACCAAGTGGGGGAGTTGCTCACCTTCGGCTCAACGGATCTCGCTGAACCTGGAACTGGCGAAAAAAGCGCCGCACTGTCTGGAATATGTGGTGGTGCACGAACTGGCCCACCTGCACGAACGCCACCACAATGACCGGTTCCGCGCTCTGCTCGACCAACACTTACCGCTATGGCGAAGTTACCGAGATGAATTGAATCAGTCACCCCTGAGGTCTGAGACTTGGTGA
- a CDS encoding AAA family ATPase: protein MPLTKIDVTQPYQEISWLVPDLIPQGHPTIVAALPGAGKTTVVAALAWVMSSSEEDRMFLDRPVPGGATIYVNYDSPTGDGRSLRYLLAQLQVADPSGRMNLIHILEPDKETYGLGDPELAQIKTLALEQGVKLIVLDAFMTCFPEINANKLSEAMGPLTALRELATETGAAVVIIDHLPKPQAGEKVGARGVMGSIGKSAQARAVHILDLVKPEDADGRHLIRWRVDKMTFGPVPKPFAVECLHQDGGLLLTVGTVDEVLKETRTAKALQLMHRALIEAGEEWTARKDLVELARSEAALGATAAKQALDTLLAKLGSKVEQHTLSKAGGPLVYRLLP from the coding sequence ATGCCGCTCACGAAGATCGATGTGACCCAGCCCTACCAGGAAATCTCCTGGCTGGTACCGGACCTGATACCGCAGGGGCACCCGACCATCGTGGCTGCCCTTCCTGGGGCGGGGAAAACGACGGTGGTGGCGGCGCTGGCCTGGGTAATGTCCTCCAGCGAGGAGGATCGCATGTTCCTGGACCGCCCGGTGCCCGGCGGAGCGACCATCTACGTAAATTACGATTCGCCGACTGGCGATGGACGCTCACTGCGGTATCTGCTGGCGCAGCTTCAGGTGGCCGATCCCAGCGGGCGGATGAACCTCATCCACATCCTCGAACCCGACAAGGAGACCTACGGATTGGGTGACCCTGAGCTGGCACAGATCAAGACGCTGGCCCTGGAGCAGGGCGTGAAGTTGATCGTGCTCGACGCGTTCATGACCTGTTTCCCGGAGATCAATGCGAATAAGCTCAGCGAGGCGATGGGCCCGCTGACGGCGCTGCGGGAGTTGGCGACGGAGACTGGCGCGGCGGTGGTCATCATCGACCACCTGCCCAAACCGCAGGCCGGCGAGAAGGTCGGAGCGCGGGGCGTGATGGGCAGCATCGGGAAATCGGCGCAGGCGCGGGCGGTGCACATCCTCGACCTCGTCAAGCCAGAGGACGCCGATGGCCGCCACCTGATTCGCTGGAGAGTTGACAAGATGACCTTCGGCCCGGTGCCCAAACCCTTTGCCGTGGAGTGTCTCCATCAGGACGGCGGCCTGCTGTTGACCGTCGGCACGGTGGACGAAGTGCTGAAAGAAACCCGCACGGCCAAGGCCTTGCAGTTGATGCACCGTGCCCTCATCGAAGCGGGGGAGGAATGGACGGCCCGCAAGGACCTGGTGGAACTGGCCCGTAGTGAAGCGGCCCTGGGCGCGACGGCAGCTAAGCAAGCCCTCGATACTCTGCTCGCCAAATTGGGCTCCAAGGTGGAGCAGCACACGCTTTCGAAAGCCGGTGGGCCGCTGGTGTACCGCCTGCTGCCTTGA
- a CDS encoding helix-turn-helix domain-containing protein translates to MEDTRNDQVVLTVTEVASQLRIGRAAAYALVHSGQLKAVRVNRRILVPKAALDDFLQAAGRVS, encoded by the coding sequence ATGGAAGACACGAGAAATGATCAGGTGGTACTGACGGTTACGGAAGTGGCGAGTCAGCTTCGTATTGGGCGTGCTGCGGCGTATGCCCTGGTGCACAGCGGGCAGCTCAAGGCGGTGCGCGTCAACCGCCGCATTCTGGTGCCGAAAGCGGCGCTGGACGACTTCTTGCAGGCGGCGGGGAGGGTGTCGTGA
- a CDS encoding tyrosine-type recombinase/integrase: MAKKKGNGEGTITKRKDGRWEARLTHGRRADGRPRRITVYGKTRKEVADRLNALLAAQNKGSLVAPDQLTFAVYLPQWLERKAAAGRKESTIAGYTNIIYRHLLPIIGERRVQSLEPGDFDMLYRQLREKGLRPRMVQLIHVVLSGALKQATRYGITARNVAELVDRPQAPAYTAEVWTGEQVMTFLDQIRSHRWFVCFYLAVTTGMRRGELLGLQWSDIDFQERRLTVQRNLTTAGRKVVMSEPKTKNGRRLIYLTQEALALLQEHRVAQEQQRAKLGAKWASTNHVFTTRTGTTIRPIKLSREFDLLGNQLGLPRIRLHDLRHTNASLAARQGMPLKVLSERLGHATPGFTAKTYQHLYDDQHREAALTLAELTGGRKGLPT; encoded by the coding sequence ATGGCGAAGAAGAAGGGAAATGGCGAGGGCACCATCACCAAACGGAAAGACGGGCGGTGGGAAGCGCGCCTTACCCATGGCCGGCGGGCTGATGGGCGGCCCCGGCGCATCACGGTCTACGGCAAAACCCGCAAAGAGGTGGCCGACCGGCTCAATGCCCTGCTCGCAGCCCAGAACAAGGGCTCGCTGGTGGCTCCGGACCAACTGACCTTTGCCGTCTACCTGCCGCAATGGTTGGAGCGGAAAGCGGCCGCGGGGCGAAAGGAATCGACCATCGCCGGGTACACCAACATCATTTACCGCCACCTGCTGCCCATCATCGGCGAAAGAAGGGTTCAGAGCCTCGAACCCGGTGACTTCGACATGCTGTATCGGCAGCTGCGCGAAAAAGGTTTGCGGCCGCGTATGGTGCAACTGATCCATGTCGTGCTGTCCGGCGCCCTCAAACAGGCGACCCGCTACGGCATCACCGCACGCAACGTGGCCGAGTTGGTGGACCGCCCGCAGGCGCCGGCCTACACCGCCGAGGTCTGGACCGGCGAACAGGTGATGACCTTCCTGGATCAGATCCGGTCGCACCGCTGGTTCGTTTGCTTTTACCTGGCCGTGACGACCGGCATGCGGCGCGGTGAACTGCTGGGGCTGCAGTGGAGCGACATCGACTTCCAGGAAAGGCGGCTGACGGTGCAGCGCAACCTTACCACCGCCGGCCGCAAGGTGGTCATGAGCGAGCCGAAGACTAAGAACGGACGGCGGCTCATTTACCTGACCCAGGAAGCCCTGGCGTTGCTTCAGGAGCACCGGGTGGCGCAGGAGCAGCAGCGGGCGAAACTCGGCGCGAAGTGGGCCAGCACCAATCACGTCTTCACCACCCGCACGGGCACCACCATCCGCCCCATCAAGCTGAGCCGGGAGTTCGACCTGCTGGGGAATCAACTGGGGTTGCCGCGCATCCGGTTGCACGACCTGCGCCATACCAACGCCTCGCTGGCCGCCCGGCAAGGCATGCCGCTTAAGGTCCTCTCTGAGCGGCTGGGGCATGCTACGCCCGGCTTCACGGCCAAGACGTATCAGCACCTTTACGACGATCAGCACCGGGAAGCCGCTTTGACGCTGGCGGAATTGACTGGGGGGAGGAAAGGTCTGCCGACGTGA
- a CDS encoding bifunctional DNA primase/polymerase has translation MSGGEVMREEALGQTELGYRVMVLHGMEAGCCTCGKEGCSSAGKHPLLSNGVDSASDDEAVVGAWRWERSNLGIATGGDLLVLDFDGPEGLKMLALLERRFPEVRAAPRVSTGRGFHVYLRVLPEDQHRPRTSVKLWPGLDTRYQRAYVVAPPSLHVSGVRYRWRRE, from the coding sequence GTGAGCGGCGGCGAAGTCATGCGTGAGGAGGCCCTGGGCCAGACGGAGCTGGGCTACCGCGTAATGGTGTTGCACGGCATGGAGGCCGGGTGCTGCACCTGCGGTAAGGAAGGTTGCTCCTCGGCGGGCAAGCACCCGCTTCTGAGCAACGGTGTGGACAGCGCGTCCGATGACGAGGCGGTGGTGGGAGCCTGGCGTTGGGAAAGATCCAACCTGGGCATCGCGACCGGCGGTGACCTGCTGGTCCTGGACTTTGACGGTCCCGAGGGCTTGAAGATGTTGGCCCTGCTGGAGCGCCGCTTTCCTGAAGTGCGTGCTGCGCCGCGGGTGAGCACGGGTCGGGGATTCCATGTCTACCTTCGTGTGCTGCCTGAGGACCAGCACCGCCCGCGGACCAGCGTCAAGCTGTGGCCGGGCCTGGATACCCGCTATCAGCGTGCCTACGTGGTCGCGCCGCCCTCGCTGCACGTTTCCGGAGTGCGCTATCGCTGGAGGCGCGAATGA